The following are encoded in a window of Pseudalgibacter alginicilyticus genomic DNA:
- the neuB gene encoding N-acetylneuraminate synthase codes for MNHPFIEISGRKIGQDYPPIVIAEIGINHEGSLEVAKQMVDAAYRAGVEVVKHQTHIVSDEMSHVAKKVIPGNADVSIYDIMERCSLNEADEFALKNYVESKGMIFISTPFSRAAAERLKRFDIPAYKIGSGECNNYPLLEHIAQFGKPIILSTGMNTIESVKKAVAIFDKHKVPVALLHTTNLYPTPVHLVRFGAMIELHEAFPNKVFGLSDHTLNNNACLGAVALGASILERHFTDHKQRQGPDIICSMDEEACKELVNFSKEIALMRGGAKKPSKEEQVTIDFAFATVCSISNISKGAVFTLENIWVKRPGTGGILAENFESVLGKKASRDIKNDEQITWEDVE; via the coding sequence ATGAATCATCCATTTATAGAAATATCAGGTAGAAAAATAGGTCAAGATTACCCACCTATAGTTATTGCTGAAATAGGCATTAACCATGAAGGCTCTTTAGAAGTAGCAAAACAAATGGTTGATGCCGCTTATAGAGCAGGTGTTGAGGTTGTTAAGCATCAAACTCATATTGTTTCAGATGAAATGAGCCATGTTGCAAAAAAAGTAATACCAGGAAATGCCGATGTATCTATTTATGATATTATGGAACGTTGTTCATTAAATGAAGCCGATGAATTTGCATTAAAAAATTACGTAGAAAGTAAAGGTATGATTTTTATATCTACACCTTTTTCACGAGCTGCAGCTGAACGATTAAAGCGTTTTGATATTCCCGCATACAAAATTGGTTCAGGTGAATGTAATAATTATCCATTGTTGGAACATATAGCTCAATTTGGTAAGCCTATTATTCTAAGTACGGGTATGAATACCATTGAAAGTGTTAAAAAAGCTGTTGCTATTTTTGATAAACATAAAGTGCCAGTGGCATTATTACACACCACAAATTTATACCCAACGCCTGTTCATCTGGTGCGTTTTGGAGCCATGATTGAGTTACATGAAGCATTTCCCAACAAAGTTTTTGGGTTGAGTGATCATACCTTAAATAATAATGCGTGTTTAGGAGCTGTAGCTTTAGGAGCATCTATTTTAGAGCGTCATTTTACAGATCATAAGCAACGTCAAGGTCCAGATATTATATGTAGTATGGATGAAGAAGCTTGTAAAGAGCTTGTTAATTTTAGTAAAGAAATAGCTCTCATGCGTGGAGGGGCTAAAAAACCATCAAAAGAAGAACAAGTAACTATTGATTTTGCTTTTGCAACCGTTTGTAGTATTTCTAATATATCAAAAGGAGCTGTTTTTACCCTAGAAAATATTTGGGTAAAACGTCCAGGAACAGGTGGTATTTTAGCTGAAAATTTTGAAAGTGTTTTAGGTAAAAAAGCGAGTCGAGATATTAAAAATGATGAGCAAATAACTTGGGAAGATGTTGAATAA
- a CDS encoding cytidylyltransferase domain-containing protein has product MKTIAIIPARGKSKRLPNKNIKLLGGIPLLVHSINYAKQHDFIDAVYVSTDNEAIRNVALNNGALVIDRPNDLSGDLEPTVTALKHVLHTINDEGVQHVILLQPTNPLRPNNLLKDAFQLFLEKKLESLFTVSRNYQKFGTIEKNVFKPYNYSIGQRSQDLEPLYFENGLLYITQSVHILKNKIITENAFPLEINHKFSKVDIDTQEDFEYAEYLLNIASVDSI; this is encoded by the coding sequence TTGAAAACCATAGCCATTATACCAGCACGAGGAAAATCAAAGAGATTACCAAATAAAAACATCAAATTATTAGGAGGCATACCTTTGTTGGTGCATAGCATCAACTATGCAAAACAACATGATTTTATAGATGCTGTTTATGTGTCTACAGATAATGAAGCTATAAGAAACGTGGCGTTAAATAATGGAGCTTTGGTAATAGATCGACCTAATGATTTGTCTGGAGATTTAGAGCCTACAGTCACTGCTCTAAAGCATGTTTTACATACTATTAATGATGAAGGTGTTCAACATGTGATTTTATTACAACCCACAAATCCATTGAGACCTAATAACTTGTTAAAGGACGCTTTTCAACTATTTTTGGAAAAAAAATTGGAGAGTTTGTTTACTGTCTCTCGCAACTATCAAAAATTTGGCACTATAGAAAAGAATGTTTTTAAACCATATAATTATTCAATAGGACAACGCAGCCAAGATTTGGAGCCTTTATATTTTGAAAATGGGTTGCTGTATATAACCCAAAGTGTTCATATTCTTAAAAACAAGATAATTACCGAAAATGCATTTCCACTTGAAATAAATCATAAATTTTCAAAGGTGGATATTGATACTCAAGAAGATTTTGAGTATGCCGAATATTTGTTGAATATAGCTTCTGTAGACTCTATCTAA
- a CDS encoding alpha-1,2-fucosyltransferase: MLVFSRLGKKGNFGNHLFQIASTIGIAIKNAHGFAFPRWEYAKYFIYDFPLYDEKLKYHLIKENTYHFSNIELKEGNYDLNGWFQSEKYFNVDAVKMCFKFRPEIINQVKIKYKKALSKKYILISVRRGDFVNNPYYFQLDYKYYFLAITRNFNDWQNRTLIFTSDDIEYCKKHFQFLPNAIFIEKSNVIEQLALGSLCHDFVISNSTFSWWMAWLGENKESKVLRPIKNFRGKFGTINNDKDYFPERWLAFNSKSERIELKYYKLIVKGEFLKAIENVSYYYRFSVKEVKRFIKKIIGRK; encoded by the coding sequence ATGTTAGTTTTTTCAAGATTAGGTAAAAAAGGTAATTTTGGAAATCATTTATTTCAAATAGCTTCAACCATTGGGATTGCAATTAAAAATGCTCATGGGTTTGCTTTTCCTAGATGGGAATATGCAAAATATTTTATTTATGATTTTCCTTTATATGACGAGAAGTTAAAGTATCATTTGATAAAAGAAAACACTTATCATTTTTCAAATATTGAATTGAAAGAAGGTAATTATGATTTGAATGGATGGTTTCAGTCTGAAAAATATTTTAATGTAGATGCTGTTAAAATGTGTTTTAAATTTCGGCCAGAGATTATTAATCAAGTAAAAATTAAGTATAAAAAAGCACTTTCAAAAAAATATATATTAATATCGGTACGGCGCGGCGATTTTGTTAACAATCCTTATTATTTTCAATTAGATTATAAATATTATTTTTTAGCGATAACAAGAAATTTTAACGATTGGCAGAACCGAACGTTAATTTTTACAAGCGATGATATTGAATATTGTAAAAAACATTTTCAATTTTTACCTAATGCCATATTTATTGAGAAATCTAATGTTATTGAACAGCTTGCTTTAGGTTCGTTATGCCATGATTTTGTTATAAGTAATTCTACATTTTCTTGGTGGATGGCATGGTTAGGTGAAAATAAAGAAAGTAAGGTTCTTAGGCCAATTAAAAATTTTAGAGGTAAATTTGGGACAATAAATAATGATAAAGATTATTTTCCTGAGAGATGGCTAGCATTCAATTCAAAATCAGAAAGGATAGAGCTTAAGTATTACAAACTCATAGTAAAAGGAGAATTCTTAAAGGCTATTGAAAATGTTTCTTATTATTATAGATTTTCAGTTAAAGAAGTTAAGCGATTTATTAAGAAAATAATAGGAAGAAAGTAA